The DNA window AACCTGGTTAAAAAAGCAGTTTATCAAATTGCCGGCGTTAAAGATGTGAAACCCCGGGTAACCCAAACCCCGGGCGGTATGGGGCTGCATATCAGAGCCATCGTGGCTCCGGATATCAGCATTCCTGAGGTCAGCCGCCAAATCCAGCACAGGGTGCAGGAGTATCTTGCCCAAACCACCGGCATTACCGTAAACGATATCAAGGTTATAGTTGAAAATATTTCCACTACCCGCCCCCGGGTTGAGTAGGCCCTTTGGAGGGGAGGTTACTATGATTTATAAATTAATCCAGGATATTTTGGAAAACCACCGGGGAAAAGCCGTCGGCATTTTCTTGGGGCTTGTTTTCGGCTGGTTTGCCATCAACTATGGTTTTTTTAAGGCGCTTTTTGTCGCTTTCTGCGTCACGCTTGGTTATTATGTGGGCAAAGGGGTGGACGAAAGGTTCGATTTTCGCGGGGCCTTTGACCGGCTGTTTCGGGACCGCTGGTAGCAGGCTGCGGTTAGTGTTTATGCAAATAAGTTGCACGGGAAAAACTAGACACAATATCATTGACTTTCAGAGGAGGTCCTAACTTGGGTAGAAGGCAAGCCAGGGAAACTGCGCTGCAGGCTTTATTTCAAATTGATGTAGGAAAAATCGAGCCTGATTTTGCTATCCACAATACGGCCAGGGAGTTTGGCAGCGGTCCTGAAGAATTAGCGTTTGCCCAACAATTAGTTAAGGGTACCCTGGAGCATATGCAGGAAATAGACGAGCTGATCAGCCAGGTCAGCAAAGACTGGCAGCTTAACCGGATGGCCAATGTGGACCGCAATATTATTCGTTTGGCCCTGTATGAAATGAAGTTCCGGGATGATATACCTGCCAGCGTGTCGGTTAACGAAGCAGTGGAATTGGCCAAAATTTTTGGCGGGGCGGATTCCGGCCGGTTTGTTAACGGCATCTTAGGGAAATTTGTGTCTGTTGAATAAACCGGTGGGCAGGTTTTATTACTTAAATACATAATATTCTTTAATCATCAGTTAAATGGCGAAGCGTAGTTTTGGCCCGGCCAGGCTGCCTGCGCGCATTTTTATATATTATGCACTGTGCAATACCGGAGAGGAGGCAACCGGGGATGTATCAGATTGTGTCTAAAAAAACTCTGGCACCGGCTATTCACGAGTATGAAATCCTGGCACCCAAGGTAGCCAAAAAAGCCAGAGCAGGTCAATTTGTTATTTTAAGGGTTGATGAGGACGGGGAGAGAATTCCCCTTACCATCGCCGACTATAACCGGGAGGCAGGTACCATTACCGTCGTATTTGCCGAGGCGGGCTATTCCACCGGAAAACTGGGCAAATTAGAGGCCGGTGACGCCGTGCAGGACTTTGTGGGGCCGCTGGGCGTTCCTTCCCATGTGGACAAGTTTGGCAAAGTAGTTATGGTTGCCGGCGGGGTCGGGGTGGCACCGGTTTTTCCGATTGCCAGGGCCATGAAGGCGGCCGGCAACCATGTGGTGGGCATTATGGGTGCCCGCAGCAAAGACCTGATTTTCTGGGAACAGCGCATGCAAGAAGTTTGTCACCAATTGCTGGTTACTACCGACGATGGTTCCTATGTACGCAAGGGCTTTGTGACTGATGTACTGCGGCAATATATAGAAGAAGCAGGCCGGCCTGATCTGGTTATGGCCATCGGGCCGTTGCCCATGATGCGGGCGGTGGCAGACCTGACCAGAGAATACGGCATTAAAACCATGGTTAGCTTAAACTCTATTATGGTGGATGGCACCGGCATGTGCGGTGCTTGCCGGGTTACGGTGGGCGGCGAAACCAAGTTTGTCTGTGTGGATGGGCCCGAATTCGACGGTCACTTAGTTGATTTTGCGGAACAGTTAATGCGCTCTCGCAAATATAAGGCCGAGGAACAGCTTGCCCTTAACCGGGCCGGTTGCGGCTGTGGCGGAGGAGGTAAATGCCATGGCTAAGCAAATTATTCCCCAAAAGCATGCCATGCCCCAGCAAGACCCGCTGGTACGGTCGAAAAACTTTGCCGAAGTGGCTTTGGGATACGATGAAGAACTGGCAGTGGCAGAAGCAGAGCGCTGCCTGAATTGCAAGAAACCTTTGTGCAAACAGGGCTGTCCGGTGGGAGTTGATATTCCGGAATTTATTGCGCTGGTGAAAGAAAGGAAGTTTGCCGAAGCAGCCAGGGTTATTAAGCGCACCAACGCCCTGCCGGCCGTTTGCGGCCGGGTGTGCCCCCAGGAACACCAGTGCGAAAAATACTGTGTAGTGGGCAAGAAACACGAGCCGGTGGCCATCGGCCGGCTGGAGCGCTTTGTGGGCGACTATGTGATGAATATGGAAACCGAGATAGAAAAGGCGGCGCCAACCGGTTACCAAGTGGCCATTGTGGGGTCCGGCCCGGCAGGGTTGGCCTGTGCGGCTGATTTGGCGCGCTGGGGCCACAGTGTTACCGTTTTTGAAGCGCTGCATACACCCGGCGGCGTGTTGATGTACGGTATTCCGGAATTCCGTTTGCCCAAGCGGATTGTCCAACTGGAAATTGAAAATCTAAAAAAAATGGGTGTCAAAATTGAAACCAATGCTGTTATCGGGCAAATTGCTTCGTTAGATGAATTGTTGAACGAAGAAGGTTTTGATGCTGTATTCCTGGGTACCGGTGCAGGTACGCCTTACTTTATGAATTTGCCGGGTGAAAATTTAAACGGCGTGTATTCCGCCAATGAATTTTTAACCCGTGCCAATTTGATGAAAGCTTACCGTTTCCCCCAATCGGCTACCCCCATTAAAGTGGGTAAAAAGGTGGCCGTACTGGGCGGCGGCAACGTTGCGATGGATGCTGCCCGTACTGCCCTACGCCTGGGGGCTGAGGAAGTTTACATTGTGTATCGCCGCTCACGGGCTGAATTGCCGGCCCGTTTGGAAGAAATTGAACATGCAGAGGAAGAAGGAGTTAAGTTTTTGTTCCTGACCAATCCCACCAGGTATATTGGCAACCAGGAGGGATGGTTAACCGGTTTGACATGCATAAAAATGGAACTGGGCGAACCTGACGCTTCCGGGCGACGCAAGCCGGTGCCCGTTGACGGCTCTGAATTCTTACTGCCGGTGGATGTTGCCATTGTAGCCATCGGCCAGGGGCCCAACCCGCTGATTACCAAAACCACGCCCGATCTGGCTACCAACCGGCGCGGCAACATCCTGGCTGACGAAACCGGTAAAACCTCTAAAGAAGGGGTATATGCCGGGGGTGATGTGGTAACCGGCGCTGCCACTGTGATTAAAGCCATGGGAGCCGGCCGGGCAGCCGCCCGGAGCATTCATGATTATCTCATGTCCAAGGGGCCGCAGAAAAACTAACCAGAACGTGACCGGGTGTATCGCTCCTCAAGGGCGATACACTTTTAGCTTGCGAAGCTAAATCAGAGTGTCGACAAAGGTTGTCAAACAAGTTCGAGATGATTTTATGATCCCCTGCCAGCAACTTGTCGAAGCGGCGGTAACAGCACTTGATAAGCGAAAGGAGCCACTGGGATATTGTATGAAGATACTTTCTGTAACCGAAGTTACCAGGTACATTAAAGATAAACTGGAAAACGACCTGCTGCTGGCTAATGTGTGGGTAAAAGGGGAGATTTCTAACCTTAAAATACACACCTCCGGCCATATGTATCTGACATTAAAAGATCGGGATGCCTGCCTGCGGGTAGTCATCTTTCGATCCCGGGCCCGTAGCTTGCCGTTCCGGCCGGCCAACGGCATGTCGGTGATTGTTCGGGGCTATATTTCGGTCTACGAGCGGGACGGCAGCTACCAGCTTTATGGCGAAAGCATGGAACCTGACGGGTTGGGCGCCCTTTACCTGGCCTTTGAGCAACTAAAACAAAAACTGGCCGCCCAGGGGCTGTTTGACCGGGGCAGAAAACGCCCCCTCCCTAAAATACCCCGGGTGGTGGGTATTGTCACCTCCCCCAGCGGGGCAGCGGTGCAGGATATGCTGAATATTATCGGCCGCCGCTGGCCGATGGCGCAGGTTATCCTGGCACCTGTTCTGGTGCAAGGCGAAGGAGCGCCGGCCTCCATCGCCCGGGGCATTGCCCAAATGAACGGTTTACCCGGGGTAGATGTATTGATTGTGGGCCGGGGCGGCGGTTCGCTGGAGGAACTGTGGGCCTTTAATACCGAGGAAGTGGCACTGGCCATTGCCCGCTCACAAATTCCTGTCATTTCAGCGGTGGGTCACGAAACGGATTTTACCATAGCCGATATGGTGGCCGATTTGCGTGCGCCAACACCTTCGGCAGCGGCCGAACTGGTGGTGCCCGATACCCGAGAAATGGCACGTTACCTGCAACTGCTGGAACAACGAATAGTGAAAGGCATGACGAACGGACTGGCCCGGGCCAGGCAACGGCTGCAACAGTGTACCGAACGCCAGCCGCTGCGGCGGCCTTATTTGATTACCGGCAACCGCCAGCAAATGCTGGATGCGCTGACCGGCAGCCTGCAGCGGGCAGGCAAACTGCTGTTGGCTGACAAAACAGCCCGGCTGGCCGGCCTGGCCGGCAAGCTGCATGTGCTAAGCCCGCTGGCTACCATGGCCCGGGGCTATAGTATTACCACCACCCGTGAGGGAAAAGTAGTAACGGATGCCGGCAGCATTGACATCGGGCAAACTGTTTTGGTATTGTTGCATCAAGGCAAATTGGCCTGCCAAGTTGAATCAAAATCAGATTAACAAGCTACACCAGGGAAGGAGACACCATGGCACAAATTTTAGACGGCAAAAAAGTAGCGGCCATGCTGAGAGAAGAATTAAACCAGCAGGTTGCCGCCTTAAAGGGAAAAAATATACAGCCCACATTGGCTGTGCTGCTGGTGGGTGAAGATGCGGCTTCGGTGGCTTATGCCAGGTTTTTGGAAAAAGTAAGCGGCAATGCCGGGGTTAACTTTCAACTGCATCAGTTGCCCGCCAATGCCAGCGAACTTTATGTAAAGCTGACCATAGAGGATCTCAACCAGGATGCCGGCGTGCACGGCATTTTACTCATGATGCCCTTGCCGCCCCATATTAACAAGCAGCGTGTGATGGAAGCAGTATCGCCCCTGAAAGATGTGGACGGCCTGCATCCCTTTAATCGCGGTCACCTGATCAGCGGCGGCGTTTGCCTGCAGCCGGCCACGCCCATGAGCTGCCTGGAGATTGTTAAAAGGTCCGGTATTTCCTTAGCAGGCAAGCACATGGTGATTGTGGGCCGGGGTGAAACGGTAGGCAAGCCGCTGGTGTTCATGGCGCTGGCGGAAAATGCCACCGTGACGGTATGCCACACCGGCACCAAAGATCTGGCATACATGACCAGGCAGGCCGACATTCTTGTTTCCGCTGTGGGTAAGCCCGGCTTAATAACTGCGGCTATGGTGAAACCGGGCGCTGTGGTGGTGGATGCCGGTATCAGCGAAGTGGCAGGACAAATAACCGGCGATGTGGATTTCGCCGGGGTTAAAGAGGTGGCCGCTGCCATTACCCCGGTACCCGGCGGGGTAGGAAGTTTAACTACGGTTTTAATGCTGAAGAACTTGATCAAAGGTATTCAGCTGCAGGAACAAGCCCGACAATGGGAGGAGGCGGAGGAATTATGATGAATTACTTGCAGTGGTCAGTGGAAGAATTATTTGCCCGGACCGCCTCGCCGGCCCCGGAACCGGGCGGCGGCGGGGTAGCCGCCATGACCGGCTGCCTGGCTGCCGGGCTTTTAAATATGGTAGCCGGCATTACCGCAGGGAAAGAAAAATACCGAGCCTTTGCCGGTGAAATACAGTCATTAATCAGTGACCTGCAGCAGTGTACAGACCGCCTGAAACTCCTGGCCCAAAGGGATATGGAAGCCTTTCACATGTTTATGGCTGCTCTGGCCATGCCCAAGGGTACACCGGCTGAAAAAACGCTGCGGGAAGAGCATAAGCAGCAGGCAGCATTGCTGTGTGCCGACGTGCCCCTGCAGGTTGCCCAAACCTGCCTGGACTGCTTAAAGGCAGCGCACCGGCTGGCTGATGTGGCTGCCAAAACGGCTGTCAGTGATGTGGGTGTGGCAGCTCACCTGTTAGCTGCATCGCTTAAAGGCGCCCTGCTGATGGTGGATGACAACCTGGGCTATATCAATGACCTGGCCCGGGTAAAAGCTCTCATTACGGAAAAGGAACAGTTGCTGTCGGCTGCAGAAGAACTGTGCGCAAGTACACTGGCCAGGGTTAAAGGCCGTATGGCGGAATGACGGGGGTGTAACATGGAGGCAGCAAAACTTAGTTTTGAAGAAGCCCTGGGCAGGTTGGAAGAAGTTGTGCGAGAATTGGAAGCAAACCAACTTCCACTTGACCGGGCGCTGGAATTATTTGCCGAGGGCATTGCTCTGTCTAAGTATTGCAACGGTTGTTTAGAAAAGGCTGAGCAGAAAATAAGCCTGCTGATGGCGGACGGCGAAATTAAAGAAGCCCCCTCTGTCGGCCAGGGAGGTTGACTAATGTCTTTTAAGGAACAATTAACAGCGTGGGCCCGGCAGGTGGATGAGGCACTGCATAATTACCTGCCGCCCGCTGATGCATACCCGGCTGTACTGCACGAGGCCATGCGCTATAGTGTCTTTGCGGGCGGCAAAAGGCTGCGTCCCATTTTGGTTTTGGCCGCCGCCAAGGCAGTAGGGGGCAATACCGACAAGATTATGCCTGTGGCCTGCGCCCTGGAGTTAATCCACACCTATTCTTTGGTGCACGATGATTTACCGGCCATGGACAATGATGATTACCGGCGGGGACGTCCCACCAACCATAAAGTATACGGCGAGGCGACGGCAATCCTGGTGGGAGACGCCCTGCTCACCCTGGCCTTTGAACTGGTGGCCCGCTGCGGCGAAGACTGTCCGCCGGCGGCTGTCAACCGGGTAGCCCGGGAAATTGCCCAGGCGGCCGGCAGCCGCGGCTTAATCGGCGGTCAGGTGGTGGACTTGCTTTCTGAAAACAAACAAATTGAAAGCAGCGTGCTGGAATACATCCACCGCCATAAAACGGGCGCCCTGTTTAGAGCGGCTGTCCGGGCAGGCGCTATTCTGGGCGGGGCCGGAGAGGCACAACTGGCGGCTTTAACCACCTACGCCGAGCAAATGGGTTTAGCTTTTCAAATTAAAGACGACCTTTTGGATATTGAAGGGGACGAAGCAAAAATCGGCAAGCCGGTAGGCAGCGATATAAAAAATCAAAAAGTTACTTACCCGTCCTTATACGGGCTGGACGGGGCCCGCCGGATGGCTGACGAGGCAGCCCGGGAAGCTGTCACGGCATTAAATATTTTTGGTCCGGAAGCGGAATTTTTAAGACTGATGATGCATTTTATTATCAATAGAGATCACTGAAAAGAATGCTACAGCCAGCCAGAGCAATCCCGCAAATGATTAACCGAGTTTTCATTGCAAAAACCGACTGTTACAGTACAGGCGGGTCCGGTTTAGGTTAACAGCGTATTTGTGACGAAGACCGCAGCATGTTATAATTCATAACGTGCAAGCGACATACTTAAAAAATAAGTGATGCAGTATCCTAGTCAGCATCACCTTTCTGAAGGCGGGCCTAAAAATCCGTCAAGGGCACATCGATGAAGTTCCTGGTGCTGGCTTTTGACGCCCAGTTGGGGGCTGGTACTGGGAGTTAAGGGGATGGGGCGACCTGCAACGGCATGTGGGCATCGACCCCGTCCCCGTGGAGACCCAAGTGCGTGGGGAGTCGGCAACGACAAACTATGGCTTGGTTGTTAACCTGCATGTGGTAGGAAGCTGCGTGCAGTGTAGCCTGACTTGAAGTGGCACTGGTGAATTCCTCTGGTACAACAGCTGCCTACGGGCCCGTAAGCGGTTGTTGTGGGATGAAACCTTTGCTGCAAAAGAGTCTAAGAAAGCCTGATGCTGTTGAGGAAAACTCCTAGGCTGTCCGGTACACGCCGGGGCAGGTCAGGGATTAAAGTGTGGACTAAGTGGTAATCCAGCCCTGAGAGCGGCGACGCCTCTGATAGGGTTTAATGGGAAACCGCCGGTTTGGCGACAGCCGGTACCGCTATGGGAAAACCTGCTGGACCTAAGCCACAACGTTTACCTGATCTGCTACCACTTATTAAATTTACATACACTATGAGGTGAAATATTTTTGCATAACCACAAATCCAGCGTGTCTAAAAGATATATTCTTTTTATTTTCGTTGGATCTTTCCTGTTGGCGGTTGCCTTTTCCCTGCTTTCGGAAACCTTAACCAGAAGCGTTAAAAGTGTAGCTATATCCTTGACAGGTTTATTATTTATTATACTGATCGGGATCCTGGCTGATATTATCGGAACAGCTGTTACCGCTGCCCAGGAAGCACCTTTTCATGCCAGAGCGGCCAAGCGTGTCCGCGGGGCAAAGGAAGGTGTTTTTTTATTACGCAATGCTGATAAGGTGGCCAATATATGTAATGATGTCATCGGTGATATTGTGGGTACGGTCAGCGGTGCGTTAGGCATTTCCA is part of the Desulforamulus hydrothermalis Lam5 = DSM 18033 genome and encodes:
- a CDS encoding bifunctional 5,10-methylenetetrahydrofolate dehydrogenase/5,10-methenyltetrahydrofolate cyclohydrolase, with the protein product MAQILDGKKVAAMLREELNQQVAALKGKNIQPTLAVLLVGEDAASVAYARFLEKVSGNAGVNFQLHQLPANASELYVKLTIEDLNQDAGVHGILLMMPLPPHINKQRVMEAVSPLKDVDGLHPFNRGHLISGGVCLQPATPMSCLEIVKRSGISLAGKHMVIVGRGETVGKPLVFMALAENATVTVCHTGTKDLAYMTRQADILVSAVGKPGLITAAMVKPGAVVVDAGISEVAGQITGDVDFAGVKEVAAAITPVPGGVGSLTTVLMLKNLIKGIQLQEQARQWEEAEEL
- the nusB gene encoding transcription antitermination factor NusB, with amino-acid sequence MGRRQARETALQALFQIDVGKIEPDFAIHNTAREFGSGPEELAFAQQLVKGTLEHMQEIDELISQVSKDWQLNRMANVDRNIIRLALYEMKFRDDIPASVSVNEAVELAKIFGGADSGRFVNGILGKFVSVE
- the gltA gene encoding NADPH-dependent glutamate synthase — its product is MAKQIIPQKHAMPQQDPLVRSKNFAEVALGYDEELAVAEAERCLNCKKPLCKQGCPVGVDIPEFIALVKERKFAEAARVIKRTNALPAVCGRVCPQEHQCEKYCVVGKKHEPVAIGRLERFVGDYVMNMETEIEKAAPTGYQVAIVGSGPAGLACAADLARWGHSVTVFEALHTPGGVLMYGIPEFRLPKRIVQLEIENLKKMGVKIETNAVIGQIASLDELLNEEGFDAVFLGTGAGTPYFMNLPGENLNGVYSANEFLTRANLMKAYRFPQSATPIKVGKKVAVLGGGNVAMDAARTALRLGAEEVYIVYRRSRAELPARLEEIEHAEEEGVKFLFLTNPTRYIGNQEGWLTGLTCIKMELGEPDASGRRKPVPVDGSEFLLPVDVAIVAIGQGPNPLITKTTPDLATNRRGNILADETGKTSKEGVYAGGDVVTGAATVIKAMGAGRAAARSIHDYLMSKGPQKN
- a CDS encoding cyclodeaminase/cyclohydrolase family protein, giving the protein MMNYLQWSVEELFARTASPAPEPGGGGVAAMTGCLAAGLLNMVAGITAGKEKYRAFAGEIQSLISDLQQCTDRLKLLAQRDMEAFHMFMAALAMPKGTPAEKTLREEHKQQAALLCADVPLQVAQTCLDCLKAAHRLADVAAKTAVSDVGVAAHLLAASLKGALLMVDDNLGYINDLARVKALITEKEQLLSAAEELCASTLARVKGRMAE
- the xseA gene encoding exodeoxyribonuclease VII large subunit, producing MKILSVTEVTRYIKDKLENDLLLANVWVKGEISNLKIHTSGHMYLTLKDRDACLRVVIFRSRARSLPFRPANGMSVIVRGYISVYERDGSYQLYGESMEPDGLGALYLAFEQLKQKLAAQGLFDRGRKRPLPKIPRVVGIVTSPSGAAVQDMLNIIGRRWPMAQVILAPVLVQGEGAPASIARGIAQMNGLPGVDVLIVGRGGGSLEELWAFNTEEVALAIARSQIPVISAVGHETDFTIADMVADLRAPTPSAAAELVVPDTREMARYLQLLEQRIVKGMTNGLARARQRLQQCTERQPLRRPYLITGNRQQMLDALTGSLQRAGKLLLADKTARLAGLAGKLHVLSPLATMARGYSITTTREGKVVTDAGSIDIGQTVLVLLHQGKLACQVESKSD
- a CDS encoding DUF2273 domain-containing protein, which codes for MIYKLIQDILENHRGKAVGIFLGLVFGWFAINYGFFKALFVAFCVTLGYYVGKGVDERFDFRGAFDRLFRDRW
- the xseB gene encoding exodeoxyribonuclease VII small subunit, coding for MEAAKLSFEEALGRLEEVVRELEANQLPLDRALELFAEGIALSKYCNGCLEKAEQKISLLMADGEIKEAPSVGQGG
- a CDS encoding polyprenyl synthetase family protein; amino-acid sequence: MSFKEQLTAWARQVDEALHNYLPPADAYPAVLHEAMRYSVFAGGKRLRPILVLAAAKAVGGNTDKIMPVACALELIHTYSLVHDDLPAMDNDDYRRGRPTNHKVYGEATAILVGDALLTLAFELVARCGEDCPPAAVNRVAREIAQAAGSRGLIGGQVVDLLSENKQIESSVLEYIHRHKTGALFRAAVRAGAILGGAGEAQLAALTTYAEQMGLAFQIKDDLLDIEGDEAKIGKPVGSDIKNQKVTYPSLYGLDGARRMADEAAREAVTALNIFGPEAEFLRLMMHFIINRDH
- a CDS encoding sulfide/dihydroorotate dehydrogenase-like FAD/NAD-binding protein; the encoded protein is MYQIVSKKTLAPAIHEYEILAPKVAKKARAGQFVILRVDEDGERIPLTIADYNREAGTITVVFAEAGYSTGKLGKLEAGDAVQDFVGPLGVPSHVDKFGKVVMVAGGVGVAPVFPIARAMKAAGNHVVGIMGARSKDLIFWEQRMQEVCHQLLVTTDDGSYVRKGFVTDVLRQYIEEAGRPDLVMAIGPLPMMRAVADLTREYGIKTMVSLNSIMVDGTGMCGACRVTVGGETKFVCVDGPEFDGHLVDFAEQLMRSRKYKAEEQLALNRAGCGCGGGGKCHG